Proteins encoded by one window of Chromobacterium violaceum ATCC 12472:
- a CDS encoding ribonuclease catalytic domain-containing protein, which translates to MNVFYEESGSFKVGSIVSRSDASLQVDTQHGKRAKIKSANVFLEFSSPLADFLPSADKLAADIDLDFLWECSPDDEFGYQDLAADYFGHQPSAAEAAALISRLHGAPMYFYKKGKGRYKKAPQEALQAALAGVERKKREQEQIDGWVAELKAGALPEAIRSQLMQLLWKPDKNALEFKAFDQASRELNLPPQRLADKVGGIPSVPDYLMAGFLMEYFPKGAGFGKYAPPAELPELPVAAVRAFSIDDANTTEIDDALSVEDLPNGNKRVGIHIAAPTLGVPQDSDIEKMMLSRLSTAYFPGDKITMLPDDVVQAFTLQEGRDCPAFSLYVEVTPAFEPVAFENRIERVPVAANLRHAELEQVFNEETLANDPGVDYPFKRELTWLWQFAEALEKRRGKYDPTRPAQHDYNIDVVDGRVSITIRKRGAPMDKLVSELMILANSEWGRMLAEADIPAMYRAQSMGKVRMTTRPEPHIGLGVAQYAWSTSPLRRASDFINQRQLAAMIRGEKPQFAQGDAMLFAILRDFDATYGAYLSFQDKMEHYWCLKYLLQENITEPTAAVIKEDLVRIDGLPLRLRIPGLPELARGDRVQLSVVKVDLLTQEVELRYTGRLDHVEDDLEDEES; encoded by the coding sequence ATGAACGTTTTTTACGAAGAGAGCGGCAGTTTCAAGGTTGGCAGCATTGTGTCGCGCAGCGACGCCAGCCTGCAGGTGGACACCCAGCACGGCAAGCGCGCCAAGATCAAGAGCGCCAACGTCTTTCTGGAGTTTAGCTCCCCGTTGGCGGATTTTCTGCCGTCGGCGGACAAGCTGGCCGCGGATATCGACCTGGACTTCCTGTGGGAGTGCAGCCCCGACGACGAGTTCGGCTACCAGGACCTGGCCGCCGATTATTTCGGCCATCAGCCCTCCGCCGCCGAGGCCGCCGCGCTGATCAGCCGGCTGCACGGCGCGCCGATGTACTTCTACAAGAAGGGCAAGGGCCGTTACAAGAAGGCGCCGCAGGAGGCGCTGCAGGCCGCGCTGGCCGGCGTCGAGCGCAAGAAGCGCGAGCAGGAGCAGATAGACGGCTGGGTGGCTGAATTGAAAGCCGGCGCGCTGCCGGAAGCCATCCGTTCGCAGCTGATGCAGCTCTTGTGGAAGCCCGACAAGAACGCGCTGGAATTCAAGGCTTTCGACCAGGCCAGCCGCGAGCTGAACCTGCCGCCGCAGCGCCTCGCGGACAAGGTGGGCGGCATTCCGTCGGTGCCGGACTACCTGATGGCCGGTTTCCTGATGGAGTACTTCCCCAAGGGCGCCGGCTTCGGCAAGTACGCGCCGCCGGCCGAGCTGCCGGAACTGCCGGTGGCCGCGGTGCGCGCGTTCTCGATCGACGACGCCAACACCACCGAGATCGACGACGCGCTGTCGGTCGAGGACCTGCCGAACGGCAACAAGCGCGTCGGCATCCACATCGCCGCGCCGACGCTGGGCGTGCCGCAGGATTCCGACATCGAGAAAATGATGCTGTCGCGCCTGTCCACCGCCTATTTCCCCGGCGACAAGATCACCATGCTGCCGGACGACGTGGTGCAGGCCTTCACGCTGCAGGAAGGCCGCGACTGCCCGGCATTCTCGCTGTACGTCGAAGTGACGCCGGCATTCGAGCCGGTGGCGTTCGAGAACCGCATCGAGAGAGTGCCGGTGGCCGCCAACCTGCGCCATGCCGAGCTGGAACAGGTGTTCAACGAGGAGACGCTGGCCAACGATCCGGGCGTCGACTACCCGTTCAAGCGCGAGCTGACCTGGCTGTGGCAATTCGCCGAGGCGCTGGAGAAGCGCCGCGGCAAGTACGACCCCACCCGTCCGGCACAGCACGACTACAACATCGACGTCGTCGACGGCCGCGTGTCCATCACCATCCGCAAGCGCGGCGCGCCGATGGACAAACTGGTGTCCGAGCTGATGATCCTGGCCAACAGCGAGTGGGGCCGGATGCTGGCCGAGGCCGACATCCCGGCGATGTACCGCGCGCAGAGCATGGGCAAGGTGCGGATGACCACCCGCCCCGAGCCGCACATCGGCCTGGGCGTCGCCCAGTACGCGTGGAGCACGTCGCCGCTGCGCCGCGCCAGCGACTTCATCAACCAGCGCCAGCTGGCGGCGATGATACGCGGCGAGAAGCCGCAGTTCGCCCAGGGCGACGCGATGCTGTTCGCCATCCTGCGCGACTTCGACGCCACTTACGGCGCCTATCTGTCGTTCCAGGACAAGATGGAGCACTACTGGTGCCTGAAGTATCTGCTGCAGGAAAACATCACCGAGCCGACCGCCGCCGTGATCAAGGAAGACCTGGTGCGCATCGACGGCCTGCCGCTGAGGCTGCGCATCCCCGGCCTGCCGGAACTGGCGCGCGGCGACCGCGTGCAGCTGTCGGTGGTCAAGGTGGACCTGCTGACGCAGGAGGTGGAGCTGCGCTACACCGGCCGCCTCGACCACGTCGAGGACGACCTGGAGGACGAGGAAAGCTGA
- a CDS encoding AMP-binding protein: protein MQDFARHPDTPDRIDALPDASLGQMLAQTVARYPDHTAFHNMGLDLSYRELDRQSARLADYLIRGLGLRAGERVALMMPNLLQYPVALYAVLRAGLVAVNVNPLYTARELHHQLADSQARAIVVLENFAQVVEQARADTSLQHVVVTAVGDMLPAPKRWLVNAAVRYVKKLVPSYRLPGAISFRKALAAGDATRWRDARLAPDALAILQYTGGTTGLAKGAMLSHRNLLANVEQARLVLGEALIEGRAVVATPLPLYHVFALTVNCLLITRLGGNSLLITNPRDLDGLVAELARHPVNAFTGVNTLFNALVHHAGFAKLDFSRWKVAIGGGAAVQQAVAEAWQRTTGLVLLEGYGLTEASPLVSVNALAAERYTGTVGMPVPGTEVELRDDAGRPAADGEPGEVCVRGPQVMAGYWQRPEETAKVFHADGFFATGDIGIRTADGLLKLVDRKKDMVLVSGFNVYPNEVEDVVAQHPGVREVACIGVPDERSGEAVKIVVVRKDPSLQADELLRHCRDNMTAYKVPRHVEFRDALPKSNVGKILRRELRQPA from the coding sequence ATGCAGGATTTCGCCCGCCACCCGGACACCCCCGACCGGATAGACGCCTTGCCCGACGCCTCGCTGGGACAGATGCTGGCGCAGACCGTCGCCCGCTATCCCGACCACACCGCTTTCCACAATATGGGCCTCGATCTCAGCTATCGCGAGCTGGACCGGCAAAGCGCCCGGCTCGCCGACTACCTGATCCGCGGCCTGGGGCTGCGCGCCGGCGAGCGGGTAGCGTTGATGATGCCCAATCTGCTGCAGTACCCGGTGGCGCTGTACGCGGTGCTGCGCGCCGGCCTGGTGGCGGTCAACGTCAACCCGCTGTACACCGCGCGCGAGCTGCATCACCAGCTGGCCGACTCCCAGGCCCGCGCCATCGTGGTGCTGGAGAATTTCGCCCAGGTGGTGGAGCAGGCGCGCGCCGACACCTCGCTGCAGCATGTGGTCGTCACCGCCGTCGGCGACATGCTGCCCGCGCCCAAGCGCTGGCTGGTGAACGCGGCGGTGCGTTACGTGAAGAAGCTGGTGCCGTCCTACCGCCTCCCCGGCGCCATCTCCTTCCGCAAAGCGCTGGCCGCCGGCGACGCCACCCGCTGGCGCGACGCCAGGCTGGCGCCCGACGCGCTGGCCATCCTGCAGTACACCGGCGGCACCACCGGCCTGGCCAAGGGCGCGATGCTCAGCCACCGCAACCTGCTGGCCAATGTCGAGCAGGCGCGGCTGGTGCTCGGGGAGGCCTTGATCGAAGGCCGGGCGGTGGTGGCCACGCCGCTGCCGCTGTACCACGTGTTCGCGCTGACGGTGAACTGCCTGCTGATCACCCGGCTGGGCGGCAACAGCCTGCTGATCACCAATCCGCGCGACCTGGATGGCCTGGTGGCCGAGCTGGCCCGCCATCCGGTCAACGCCTTCACCGGCGTCAACACCCTGTTCAACGCGCTGGTCCACCACGCCGGCTTCGCCAAGCTGGACTTCAGCCGCTGGAAGGTGGCGATAGGTGGCGGCGCGGCGGTGCAGCAGGCGGTGGCCGAAGCCTGGCAGCGGACGACAGGCCTGGTGCTGCTGGAAGGCTACGGCCTGACCGAGGCCTCGCCGCTGGTATCGGTGAACGCGCTGGCGGCGGAACGCTACACCGGCACCGTCGGCATGCCGGTGCCCGGCACCGAAGTGGAACTGCGCGACGACGCAGGCCGCCCGGCGGCCGACGGCGAGCCGGGCGAGGTCTGCGTGCGCGGCCCCCAGGTGATGGCCGGCTACTGGCAGCGGCCGGAGGAGACCGCCAAGGTGTTCCACGCCGATGGCTTCTTCGCCACCGGCGACATCGGCATCCGCACCGCCGATGGCCTGCTCAAGCTGGTGGACCGCAAGAAGGACATGGTGCTGGTATCGGGCTTCAACGTGTATCCCAACGAGGTGGAGGACGTGGTGGCCCAGCATCCGGGCGTGCGCGAGGTGGCCTGCATAGGCGTGCCGGACGAGCGCAGCGGCGAGGCGGTGAAGATCGTGGTGGTGCGCAAGGACCCGTCGCTGCAGGCGGACGAACTGCTGCGCCACTGCCGCGACAACATGACCGCCTACAAGGTGCCGCGCCACGTCGAGTTCCGCGACGCGCTGCCCAAGTCCAACGTCGGCAAGATCCTGCGCCGCGAGCTGCGCCAGCCGGCCTGA
- a CDS encoding HDOD domain-containing protein: MQVGEIFDKASGKLPMVPKVVQELVASFHRSDVNINDITDMVMHDQVLSARVLRLANSARFGSSRRVGSLDDAVILLGFDNLRVLVIASGVTGATLGISGFDMKAFWLRSFAMANTAKLLAKLAGLEAQLGYTCGLLADIGELVLYVAVPEQAQQIDRIVAGGAERIATERMLLGLDLTELGAELARRWNFPDEIQEAIYRQHDLLNDEASPYALLIGLTSFVVSGFRHGMSPEDMLAGLPDGVLERLGLDRERIAGEIDALQQSSTLVDELF; the protein is encoded by the coding sequence ATGCAGGTGGGGGAAATCTTCGACAAGGCCTCGGGCAAGCTGCCCATGGTTCCCAAGGTGGTGCAGGAACTGGTGGCCAGCTTCCACCGGTCGGACGTCAACATCAACGACATCACCGACATGGTGATGCACGACCAGGTGCTCAGCGCGCGGGTGCTGCGGCTGGCCAACAGCGCGCGTTTCGGCAGCAGCCGCCGGGTCGGCTCGCTGGACGACGCGGTGATCCTGCTGGGCTTCGACAACCTCCGGGTGCTGGTGATCGCCTCCGGTGTCACCGGCGCCACGCTGGGCATCAGCGGCTTCGACATGAAGGCGTTCTGGCTGCGTAGCTTCGCGATGGCCAACACCGCCAAGCTGCTGGCCAAGCTGGCCGGGCTGGAGGCGCAGCTGGGCTATACCTGCGGCCTGCTGGCCGACATCGGCGAGCTGGTGCTGTACGTGGCGGTGCCGGAGCAGGCGCAGCAGATAGACCGCATCGTCGCCGGCGGCGCCGAGCGCATCGCCACCGAGCGCATGCTGTTGGGCCTGGACCTGACCGAGCTGGGGGCCGAGCTGGCCCGGCGCTGGAACTTCCCGGACGAGATCCAGGAGGCGATCTACCGCCAGCACGATCTCTTGAACGACGAGGCCTCCCCGTACGCGCTGCTGATCGGCCTGACCTCCTTCGTGGTGTCCGGCTTCCGCCACGGCATGAGCCCGGAGGACATGCTGGCCGGCCTGCCCGACGGCGTGCTGGAGAGGCTGGGGCTGGACCGCGAGCGCATCGCCGGGGAGATCGACGCGCTGCAGCAGTCCAGCACCCTGGTCGACGAGCTGTTCTAG
- a CDS encoding methyl-accepting chemotaxis protein, giving the protein MLHQLSVKQKLLLGYGLLIAILAVIVATAVANLSAMQANRREITNNRYPKAELCNKIVITTQEVSKLIRDAVLSDHPQDIESNISKVEALRAENTASLNELDKTLVSAKGRGILEQALKARSALSELYAPLYQLIRANKDQESKVFLQKRFAPAIDAFSQKFNELKAYQDGKVKEAVEASNAAYSQAVSVVFTAAGVALVVAIAIALFISNLVTSPLRKSVELVRHIQEGDLTGADEHFPPSRDEAMEIARNIQNMRQGLREVVSSIQDNANQVSDSAHQLASMAQQVATGAQRQSEATSEAAATIEQLTVSINHVADNSDQASRQARDAGELAGRGGHAVQASVGKIQSVSTAVAATSEEMRSLTGEVQRIGNIVTVIRDVADQTNLLALNAAIEAARAGEMGRGFAVVADEVRKLAERTASSAQEITQMISAIQQGVEKVVGSMEQSLSSVDAVSGSAREASDSMEEIEGSTRGIVGTIGNITSALGEQRTASLSLAQSMEQVSQMAESNSATVEELATTSSELNALSHNLQNVTARFRL; this is encoded by the coding sequence ATGTTGCACCAACTATCTGTTAAACAAAAGTTGCTGTTGGGATATGGTTTGTTGATTGCCATCCTGGCGGTGATCGTGGCGACGGCGGTGGCCAACCTGAGCGCGATGCAGGCCAATCGGCGCGAGATCACCAATAACCGTTATCCCAAGGCCGAGTTGTGCAACAAGATCGTCATCACCACGCAGGAGGTATCCAAGCTCATCCGCGACGCGGTCCTTTCGGACCATCCGCAAGATATCGAGTCCAACATCAGCAAAGTGGAAGCCTTGCGCGCCGAAAACACCGCCAGCCTCAACGAGTTGGACAAGACGCTGGTATCGGCGAAAGGGCGCGGCATTTTGGAGCAGGCGCTGAAGGCCCGCTCCGCGCTGTCGGAGCTGTACGCGCCCTTGTACCAGTTGATTCGCGCCAATAAGGATCAGGAGTCCAAGGTTTTCCTGCAGAAGCGTTTCGCGCCGGCTATCGATGCGTTCTCGCAAAAGTTCAATGAATTGAAAGCCTATCAGGACGGGAAAGTCAAAGAGGCGGTCGAGGCCAGCAATGCCGCTTACAGTCAAGCGGTTTCCGTCGTATTCACGGCGGCTGGCGTGGCCTTGGTGGTCGCCATCGCCATCGCGCTGTTCATTTCCAACCTGGTAACCTCGCCGCTGCGCAAGTCGGTCGAACTGGTTCGGCATATCCAGGAAGGAGATTTGACCGGCGCGGACGAGCATTTTCCGCCCTCGCGCGACGAGGCGATGGAAATCGCCCGCAATATCCAGAACATGCGGCAGGGCCTGCGCGAAGTGGTGTCCAGCATCCAGGACAACGCCAACCAGGTATCCGACTCCGCCCACCAGCTGGCCAGCATGGCGCAGCAGGTGGCCACCGGCGCGCAGCGCCAGTCCGAGGCCACCTCCGAGGCCGCCGCCACCATCGAGCAGCTGACCGTCAGCATCAACCACGTCGCCGACAATTCCGATCAGGCCTCGCGCCAGGCGCGCGATGCCGGCGAGCTGGCCGGCCGCGGCGGCCACGCGGTGCAGGCCTCGGTCGGCAAGATCCAGTCGGTCAGCACCGCGGTGGCCGCCACCTCGGAAGAAATGCGCTCCCTGACCGGCGAGGTGCAGCGCATCGGCAACATCGTCACCGTGATCCGCGACGTGGCCGACCAGACCAACCTGCTGGCCTTGAACGCCGCGATCGAGGCGGCCCGCGCCGGCGAGATGGGCCGCGGCTTCGCCGTGGTGGCCGACGAGGTGCGCAAGCTGGCCGAACGCACCGCCAGCTCGGCGCAGGAAATCACCCAGATGATCAGCGCCATCCAGCAAGGCGTGGAAAAAGTGGTGGGCAGCATGGAGCAGAGCCTGTCCAGCGTGGACGCGGTCTCCGGCAGCGCGCGCGAGGCCAGCGACTCGATGGAGGAGATCGAAGGCAGCACCCGCGGCATCGTCGGCACCATAGGCAACATCACCAGCGCCTTGGGCGAGCAGCGCACCGCCAGCCTCAGCCTGGCGCAGAGCATGGAGCAGGTGTCGCAGATGGCGGAATCCAACAGCGCCACCGTGGAGGAGTTGGCCACCACCTCCAGCGAACTGAACGCCTTGTCGCACAATCTGCAAAACGTGACCGCGCGCTTCCGGCTATAA
- a CDS encoding glycoside hydrolase family 16 protein, whose translation MKTAFALACALSAALALAQPASAKTLRFSGYDWEVRNQGSSGPGPNVWDENNVWLDAQGRLHLKIAKRGGQWTAAELYLPQRLGFGRYQFKLIGRPDRFDPNVVLGLFNYPTPDVGPDGSNEIDIEFARWGSPANPMGNYTVYPAQPGPAPTSYSFDFALGGDYSTHRFDWNAAAVEYQSLHGFQDGDRYPIAHWRFAPVDAAQRVPQQPLPVHLNLWLFQGKPPADDKEVEVVIQEFKFVPAAAR comes from the coding sequence ATGAAAACCGCGTTCGCGCTCGCTTGCGCGCTATCGGCCGCGCTGGCCTTGGCCCAGCCCGCATCCGCCAAGACCCTCCGCTTCTCCGGCTACGACTGGGAAGTGCGCAACCAGGGCAGCAGCGGGCCCGGCCCCAATGTCTGGGACGAGAACAACGTCTGGCTGGACGCCCAGGGCCGGCTGCATCTGAAAATCGCCAAGCGCGGCGGCCAATGGACCGCCGCCGAGCTCTATCTGCCGCAGCGGCTGGGCTTCGGCCGCTACCAGTTCAAGCTGATCGGCCGTCCGGACCGCTTCGACCCCAATGTGGTGCTGGGCCTGTTCAACTACCCGACGCCGGACGTCGGCCCCGACGGCAGCAACGAGATCGACATCGAGTTCGCGCGCTGGGGCAGTCCGGCCAATCCCATGGGCAACTACACCGTCTACCCGGCGCAGCCGGGTCCGGCGCCGACCTCGTACAGCTTCGACTTCGCGCTGGGCGGCGATTACAGCACCCACCGCTTCGACTGGAACGCGGCCGCGGTGGAATACCAGTCGCTGCATGGCTTCCAGGACGGCGACCGTTATCCGATCGCCCATTGGCGCTTCGCCCCGGTCGACGCGGCGCAGCGCGTGCCGCAGCAGCCGCTGCCCGTGCATCTGAACCTGTGGCTGTTCCAGGGCAAGCCGCCGGCGGACGACAAGGAAGTGGAAGTGGTGATACAGGAATTCAAGTTCGTCCCGGCGGCGGCGCGCTAG
- a CDS encoding class I SAM-dependent methyltransferase — MSLIPEIKPQQSLELLKELHILTRDGKINQDTRRKLKQVYHLYQFIEPLMADVLEKKGAMTLADHGAGKSYLGFILYDLFLKEKAAGHVYGVETRQELVDKSRELAERLGFERMGFLNLTVEQSITSTALPEQVDIITALHACNTATDDAIRFALAKDAQYIVLVPCCQAEVASVLRQKKNETFGKTPLSELWRHPIHTREFGSQLTNVLRCLQLEARGYQLTVTELVGWEHSMKNELIIAKKTGKGKNSARERQLAILDELNLMDLRERFAY; from the coding sequence ATGAGCCTGATTCCCGAAATCAAACCCCAGCAATCGCTGGAGCTGCTCAAAGAGCTGCACATCCTCACCCGCGACGGCAAGATCAACCAGGACACCCGCCGCAAGTTGAAGCAGGTCTACCACCTGTATCAGTTCATCGAACCCTTGATGGCCGACGTGCTGGAGAAGAAAGGCGCGATGACGCTGGCCGACCACGGCGCCGGCAAGTCCTACCTCGGCTTCATCCTGTACGACCTGTTCCTGAAGGAGAAGGCCGCCGGCCATGTCTACGGCGTGGAGACGCGGCAGGAGCTGGTGGACAAGTCGCGCGAGCTCGCTGAGCGCCTGGGCTTCGAGCGCATGGGCTTTCTCAACCTGACGGTGGAACAGTCGATCACTTCGACCGCGCTGCCGGAGCAGGTGGACATCATCACCGCGCTGCACGCCTGCAACACCGCCACCGACGACGCCATCCGCTTCGCGCTGGCCAAGGACGCCCAGTACATCGTGCTGGTGCCCTGCTGCCAGGCCGAGGTGGCGTCGGTGCTGCGGCAGAAGAAGAACGAGACCTTCGGCAAGACGCCGCTGTCGGAGTTGTGGCGCCATCCCATCCACACCCGCGAGTTCGGCAGCCAGTTGACCAATGTGCTGCGCTGCCTGCAGCTGGAGGCGCGCGGCTACCAGCTGACCGTTACCGAGCTGGTCGGCTGGGAGCACTCGATGAAGAACGAGCTGATCATCGCCAAGAAGACCGGCAAGGGCAAGAACAGCGCCCGCGAGCGCCAGCTGGCCATTCTGGACGAATTGAACCTGATGGATCTGCGCGAGCGCTTCGCCTACTGA
- a CDS encoding META and DUF4377 domain-containing protein has product MPYRLTLLALGAALLAGCASPTAPVRSVPAPTLAQLQGEWKQTGAGDKPILLRVDQDRLFAKAGCNGMFGPAAIDGGKLRAERLASTLMMCPPEAMQRDAKLSRQLEAGMDVSLEGERLKLSDGKDALSFERQPQGEIKFIYVAAERKPCTGVAPMQCLQVRADKAKPWELHYGEIEGFQPEPGIAYRLRIKEVKVDNPPADASSIRWILDMVVEQEVVKKP; this is encoded by the coding sequence ATGCCATACCGACTGACTCTGCTGGCGCTCGGCGCCGCCCTGCTGGCCGGCTGCGCCAGCCCCACCGCGCCGGTCCGTTCCGTGCCGGCGCCGACCCTGGCCCAGCTGCAGGGCGAGTGGAAGCAGACCGGCGCCGGAGACAAGCCCATCCTGCTGCGCGTCGACCAGGACCGGCTGTTCGCCAAGGCCGGCTGCAACGGCATGTTCGGCCCGGCCGCGATCGACGGCGGCAAGCTGCGCGCCGAGCGCCTGGCCTCGACGCTGATGATGTGCCCGCCGGAGGCGATGCAGCGCGACGCCAAATTGTCCCGCCAGCTGGAGGCAGGCATGGACGTCAGCCTGGAGGGCGAGCGCCTGAAGCTGTCCGACGGCAAGGACGCGCTGAGCTTCGAGCGTCAGCCGCAGGGCGAGATCAAGTTCATCTACGTCGCCGCCGAGCGCAAGCCGTGCACCGGGGTCGCGCCGATGCAGTGCCTGCAGGTGCGCGCGGACAAGGCCAAGCCCTGGGAGCTGCACTACGGCGAGATCGAGGGCTTCCAGCCCGAGCCCGGCATCGCCTACCGGCTGCGGATCAAGGAGGTGAAGGTGGACAATCCGCCGGCCGACGCCTCGTCCATCCGCTGGATTCTGGACATGGTGGTGGAGCAGGAAGTGGTGAAGAAGCCTTGA
- a CDS encoding META domain-containing protein, giving the protein MPSLGALLVSGSMMLPTQALPDLQHTEWRLQSPAQPAPLPTLSIADSRIGGFAGCNRFTLGVDGEGRHQVSTTRMQCAPETMAREQALLKLLGAPFRLLPSTDRRHLTLASGKAVYRFEKVDAAQPAAAPLAALQPGAGEQYWYAARGACADGGCLRLRGSEGEPWRDYHGAIAGFTPEAGRSYYLKLQGEKGADGRTALQLVKVIYQETVAPLVD; this is encoded by the coding sequence ATGCCTTCTCTCGGCGCCCTGTTGGTCAGCGGCAGCATGATGCTGCCGACTCAAGCCCTGCCCGATCTGCAACACACCGAATGGCGGCTGCAGTCGCCGGCCCAGCCGGCGCCGCTGCCGACGCTGAGCATCGCCGACAGCCGCATCGGCGGCTTCGCCGGCTGCAACCGCTTCACGCTGGGGGTGGACGGCGAGGGCCGCCACCAGGTTTCCACCACCCGGATGCAGTGCGCGCCGGAGACCATGGCGCGCGAACAGGCTCTGCTGAAGCTGCTGGGCGCGCCGTTCCGCCTGCTGCCGTCGACCGATCGCCGCCACCTGACGCTGGCGTCCGGCAAGGCCGTCTATCGTTTCGAGAAAGTGGATGCCGCGCAGCCCGCCGCCGCGCCGCTGGCGGCGCTGCAGCCGGGGGCGGGCGAGCAATACTGGTACGCGGCGCGCGGGGCCTGCGCGGACGGCGGCTGCCTGCGCTTGCGCGGCAGCGAGGGCGAGCCGTGGCGCGATTACCACGGCGCGATCGCCGGCTTCACCCCCGAGGCCGGCCGCAGCTACTACCTGAAGCTGCAGGGAGAAAAGGGCGCGGACGGCCGCACCGCGCTGCAGCTGGTCAAGGTGATCTATCAGGAAACGGTGGCGCCGTTGGTCGATTGA
- a CDS encoding NAD(P)(+) transhydrogenase (Re/Si-specific) subunit beta encodes MQNVSAVLYLLAAVLFILALKGLSSPASARRGNLYGIAGMAIAVLTTLLIIDKPVLALIAGAIAAGAVVGAWKARTVEMTGMPELVAAMHSLVGLSAVLIAVAAIFHGGVEHTPVQKVELFIGAFIGAITFTASVIAYGKLSGRFGAKAVRFAGQHPLNLLLALAMVGFGAAYFFTDSQAAFLAMVAVALALGVTLIIPIGGADMPVVVSMLNSYSGWAAAGIGFTLNNPVLIIAGACVGSSGAILSYIMCKAMNRSIVSVLLGGFGAETVAGPAGDAGPAKAYKAGSAEDAAFLMANADQVVIVPGYGLAVSRAQHALQEFAELLHEQGVGVRYAIHPVAGRMPGHMNVLLAEAEVPYEQVLEMEEINADFSTTDVVLVIGANDVVNPAAQKDKQSPIYGMPILEAHKARNVIVVKRSMNAGYAGLDNELFYMDKTMMVFGDAKKVVEDLLKNAVH; translated from the coding sequence ATGCAGAACGTTTCGGCTGTTCTTTACCTGCTCGCCGCGGTGCTGTTCATCCTGGCGCTGAAGGGGCTGTCCAGCCCGGCCTCGGCGCGGCGCGGCAATCTGTACGGCATCGCCGGCATGGCGATCGCGGTGCTGACCACGCTGCTCATCATCGACAAGCCGGTGCTGGCGCTGATCGCCGGCGCCATCGCCGCCGGCGCGGTCGTCGGCGCCTGGAAGGCGCGCACGGTGGAAATGACCGGCATGCCTGAGCTGGTGGCGGCGATGCACTCGCTGGTGGGGCTGTCCGCGGTGCTGATCGCGGTGGCGGCCATCTTCCACGGCGGCGTCGAGCACACGCCGGTGCAGAAGGTGGAGCTGTTCATCGGCGCCTTCATCGGCGCGATCACCTTCACCGCCTCGGTGATCGCCTACGGCAAGCTGTCCGGCCGCTTCGGCGCCAAGGCGGTCCGCTTCGCCGGCCAGCATCCGCTCAATCTGCTGCTGGCGCTGGCCATGGTCGGCTTCGGCGCGGCCTATTTCTTCACCGACAGCCAGGCCGCGTTCCTGGCCATGGTGGCGGTGGCCCTGGCGCTGGGGGTGACGCTGATCATCCCGATCGGCGGCGCCGACATGCCGGTGGTGGTGTCGATGCTGAACAGCTACTCGGGCTGGGCGGCGGCCGGCATCGGCTTCACGCTGAACAACCCGGTGCTGATCATCGCCGGCGCCTGCGTCGGCTCGTCCGGCGCCATCCTGTCCTACATCATGTGCAAGGCGATGAACCGCTCCATCGTCAGCGTGCTGCTGGGCGGCTTCGGCGCCGAGACCGTGGCCGGTCCGGCCGGCGACGCGGGGCCGGCCAAGGCCTACAAGGCCGGCAGCGCCGAGGACGCGGCCTTCCTGATGGCCAACGCCGACCAGGTGGTGATCGTGCCCGGCTACGGCCTGGCGGTGTCGCGCGCGCAGCACGCGCTGCAGGAATTCGCCGAGCTGCTGCACGAACAGGGCGTCGGCGTCCGCTACGCGATCCACCCGGTGGCCGGCCGGATGCCGGGCCACATGAACGTGCTGCTGGCCGAGGCCGAGGTGCCGTACGAGCAGGTGCTGGAGATGGAGGAGATCAACGCCGACTTCTCCACCACCGACGTGGTGCTGGTGATCGGCGCCAACGACGTGGTCAATCCGGCCGCGCAGAAGGACAAGCAAAGCCCGATCTACGGCATGCCCATCCTGGAGGCGCACAAGGCGCGCAACGTGATCGTGGTCAAGCGTTCCATGAACGCGGGATACGCGGGGCTGGACAACGAACTGTTTTACATGGATAAAACCATGATGGTGTTCGGCGATGCCAAGAAAGTGGTGGAAGACCTGCTCAAGAACGCTGTGCACTGA
- a CDS encoding proton-translocating transhydrogenase family protein — MADPFITSFTIFVLAVFVGYHVVWNVTPALHTPLMAVTNAISGIIVVGAMLQVVDIDGQQITVTSVLGAVAIFLASINIFGGFLVTQRMLDMFKKKNRG, encoded by the coding sequence ATGGCTGATCCCTTCATCACCAGCTTCACCATCTTCGTGCTGGCGGTGTTCGTCGGCTACCACGTGGTGTGGAACGTCACTCCGGCGCTGCATACGCCGCTGATGGCTGTCACCAACGCCATCTCCGGCATCATCGTCGTCGGCGCCATGCTGCAGGTGGTGGACATCGACGGCCAGCAGATCACCGTGACCTCGGTGCTGGGCGCCGTCGCCATCTTCCTCGCCAGCATCAACATCTTCGGCGGTTTCCTGGTCACCCAGCGCATGCTGGACATGTTCAAGAAGAAAAACAGGGGATGA